In Juglans regia cultivar Chandler chromosome 13, Walnut 2.0, whole genome shotgun sequence, the following proteins share a genomic window:
- the LOC109017468 gene encoding peptide methionine sulfoxide reductase B5-like, translating into MGFQIPRTLPLSSSKTIILNPTTKPTHSKLLFQPKIAPTSLFGTHFRPFAPKPIITVPISAIGFGGSFHRCKRSFRGGVVAMAATGSVQKSEEEWRAILSPEQFRILRQKGTEYPGTGEYDKFFAEGVYLCAGCRTPLYRSTTKFNSGCGWPAFYEGLPGAINRNPDPDGMRVEITCAACGGHLGHVFKGEGFQTPTDERHCVNSVSLKFTPANSDPSN; encoded by the exons ATGGGCTTTCAAATTCCGAGAACATTACCCCTCTCTTCTTCCAAAACCATAATCCTCAATCCCACGACCAAACCCACTCACTCAAAGCTCCTATTTCAACCAAAGATTGCTCCAACCTCTCTCTTTGGGACCCATTTCAGACCCTTTGCTCCAAAACCCATAATTACCGTTCCCATTTCTGCAATTGGGTTTGGCGGATCGTTTCACCGGTGTAAGCGTAGCTTTCGTGGTGGTGTTGTAGCCATGGCTGCAACTGGGTCGGTCCAGAAGTCGGAGGAGGAGTGGCGAGCCATCCTCTCGCCTGAGCAGTTTCGGATTCTGAGGCAAAAGGGCACAGA GTATCCAGGCACAGGAGAATACGACAAGTTCTTTGCCGAGGGAGTTTATCTCTGTGCAGGGTGTAGAACACCTCTCTATAGGTCTACAACCAAATTCAACTCTGGTTGTGGTTGGCCAGCTTTCTATGAAGGTCTCCCTGGAGCCATAAATCGCAAT CCGGACCCGGATGGAATGAGGGTTGAAATCACATGTGCAGCTTGTGGTGGGCATCTTGGCCATGTATTTAAAGGAGAGGGTTTTCAGACACCCACGGATGAGCGCCATTGTGTCAATAGTGTTTCACTCAAATTCACTCCAGCAAATTCTGATCCTTCCAACTGA